The following coding sequences lie in one Bacteroidia bacterium genomic window:
- a CDS encoding tryptophan 2,3-dioxygenase has translation MEKSLETLLGQLNQKYTAIDQNMSTHLEGLLWSKPITYWDYIQTDALLNLQVQRTTQPDEMIFIMYHQINELLFKMILWEIDQVATCENLTAQKFTMHLERISRYFDVLASSFSVMGDGMEKEQYMKFRNTLTPASGFQSAQYRLIEFSSTELINLIDYRFRATIDRNTPYSHAFEHLYWQAAGKDHQTGKKTTLIVNFEKKYKEFFLREMEKYNTTNLYTRYKQLPEAERNNPELIHAMRHYDHTVNVRWVMAHYHAAGKYLGDAAATGGSEWQKYMHPRYQRRIFYPSLWTEEELKNWGVDNLEGFKRRDS, from the coding sequence ATGGAAAAATCATTGGAAACCTTGCTTGGCCAATTGAACCAAAAATATACGGCCATTGACCAAAATATGAGCACTCATTTGGAAGGATTGCTTTGGTCAAAACCCATCACCTACTGGGATTATATCCAAACCGATGCCTTGTTAAACCTCCAGGTGCAGCGAACTACCCAGCCCGACGAGATGATTTTTATTATGTACCATCAAATCAATGAATTGTTGTTCAAAATGATTTTATGGGAAATTGATCAGGTCGCCACCTGCGAAAACCTCACAGCCCAAAAGTTCACCATGCATTTGGAGCGTATCAGTCGGTATTTTGATGTGTTGGCCTCCTCTTTTTCGGTGATGGGCGATGGCATGGAAAAGGAACAATACATGAAATTCCGCAATACGCTTACTCCTGCCAGTGGTTTTCAAAGTGCCCAATACCGTTTAATCGAGTTCAGCTCTACGGAGTTGATCAATTTAATCGACTACCGTTTTAGGGCCACCATAGACCGCAATACGCCTTACAGCCATGCCTTTGAGCATTTGTATTGGCAGGCTGCGGGCAAGGACCATCAAACCGGCAAAAAAACCACTTTGATTGTCAATTTCGAAAAGAAATACAAGGAATTTTTCCTGCGGGAGATGGAAAAATACAACACTACCAATTTATACACCCGCTACAAGCAGCTTCCGGAGGCAGAAAGAAACAATCCTGAATTAATTCATGCCATGCGCCACTACGACCACACGGTGAATGTGAGGTGGGTGATGGCCCATTACCATGCCGCCGGAAAATATTTGGGCGATGCCGCTGCAACAGGTGGTAGCGAGTGGCAGAAATACATGCATCCCCGTTACCAGCGCCGCATTTTTTACCCAAGTTTATGGACTGAAGAAGAATTAAAAAACTGGGGAGTAGATAATTTGGAAGGGTTTAAAAGAAGGGATTCTTAG
- a CDS encoding FAD-dependent monooxygenase: IRCFPWTSGKFALMGDAAHATVPFFGQGMNAGFEDCSVMNALMKKHNENWPAIFKEYETRRKPNGDAVQDLSLLNYIIMRDKVADPAYQLQQKVERRIAELYPGKYFPMYSMVSFSDIEYQVALNKGKEQDQYIQNIIQKNGVNENTDAARLDEIIHASLGEKITS, from the coding sequence TTATCCGTTGCTTCCCCTGGACCAGCGGAAAATTCGCCCTCATGGGTGACGCCGCCCATGCCACGGTTCCGTTTTTCGGACAAGGAATGAATGCCGGGTTCGAAGATTGTTCGGTGATGAATGCCCTCATGAAAAAGCATAACGAAAACTGGCCGGCCATTTTTAAAGAATACGAAACCCGGCGCAAACCCAATGGCGATGCCGTGCAGGACCTTTCCTTACTCAATTATATCATCATGCGCGATAAGGTGGCCGACCCCGCTTACCAGTTGCAGCAAAAGGTGGAAAGACGAATCGCCGAACTCTATCCCGGCAAGTATTTCCCGATGTATTCCATGGTGTCGTTTAGTGATATCGAATACCAGGTGGCATTAAATAAAGGAAAGGAGCAAGACCAATATATTCAAAATATCATCCAAAAAAATGGTGTAAACGAAAACACCGATGCCGCCCGGTTGGACGAGATAATCCATGCCAGTTTGGGCGAAAAAATCACCAGTTAA